Proteins found in one Erythrobacter sp. KY5 genomic segment:
- a CDS encoding LytTR family DNA-binding domain-containing protein, giving the protein MKPLRIFVADDEPLALRRVLRSLKSIDNIDIVGTASDGNEALETIAATRPDVLLLDIMMPGLTGFELLESLDEHHAPSVIFITAFDNFAVDAFAQGVIDYILKPLDDERLATAIERARGRIESDANQLRFQQLRGALSRMNSDFSSAVPSPYERDLWVRENGAVRRVRVEEIDWIEAANDYVALHVGEEVHLADDSIRSLAQRLDPARFLQVHRSAIVRISSVSEINREKFSAISLTLQTGARVRVSKSYKRAVLDKLTA; this is encoded by the coding sequence ATGAAACCGCTCCGCATTTTCGTCGCCGATGACGAGCCGCTCGCGCTGCGCCGCGTTCTGCGCTCGCTCAAGAGCATCGACAACATCGACATCGTCGGCACGGCTTCGGACGGGAACGAAGCGCTCGAAACAATCGCCGCCACCCGGCCCGATGTTCTGTTGCTCGATATCATGATGCCCGGGCTTACCGGGTTCGAGTTGCTCGAAAGTCTTGATGAGCACCATGCACCATCGGTCATCTTCATCACCGCATTCGACAACTTCGCGGTCGATGCCTTTGCGCAAGGCGTGATAGACTACATCCTCAAGCCGCTTGATGACGAAAGGCTTGCGACGGCGATCGAGCGTGCGCGCGGGCGGATCGAGAGCGATGCGAACCAGCTGCGGTTCCAGCAATTGCGCGGAGCCTTGTCGCGGATGAACTCCGATTTTTCGAGCGCCGTGCCGTCGCCTTATGAACGCGACCTGTGGGTGCGTGAAAACGGGGCGGTGAGGCGTGTGCGCGTCGAGGAGATCGACTGGATTGAAGCGGCAAACGACTATGTCGCGCTCCACGTTGGCGAGGAGGTGCATCTTGCCGATGACAGCATCCGATCGCTTGCCCAGCGGCTCGACCCCGCCCGCTTCCTTCAGGTCCACCGCAGCGCGATCGTGCGGATTTCCTCAGTCAGCGAGATCAATCGTGAGAAATTCTCGGCGATCAGCCTGACATTGCAGACGGGCGCGCGCGTTCGGGTCAGCAAGTCCTACAAGCGCGCGGTGCTGGACAAGCTAACCGCCTGA
- a CDS encoding sensor histidine kinase — MTASPAIDRASLRRRALGLSLALWAFIMGMLWYAGTINTVEEVPPLQLWLVRLAWMASGFALGWLIFRILEWSVENTSIGPITALVALVCVFGAFHTVVNSLLYFELAGATATPLQHVVAIVYWLHFQLAWGVLILTLVMGAQAKAEREGRLMAQREAQSAQLDALTFQVHPHFLFNTLGAVSSLVGEEQFEKGEAMVRKLAIFLRRGLRREANEDVTLEQEFADLAVYIDIERIRFEGRFEFRAHLDAGVRDALVSGFLLQPLVENAIKYAVAPSKRFVTLDLSACRAGENVEISLVDDGPGSSNSHGLGTGEANVQERLRARFGDNVSFDAGPRSAGGYAVRLSFPYQRAAMEADGEEMPA; from the coding sequence ATGACCGCCTCACCAGCGATTGACCGGGCAAGCCTGCGTCGGCGGGCGCTTGGGCTCAGCCTCGCGCTTTGGGCGTTCATCATGGGAATGCTCTGGTATGCGGGCACGATCAACACGGTCGAGGAGGTGCCGCCACTGCAATTATGGTTGGTGCGCCTTGCTTGGATGGCGTCGGGCTTTGCACTTGGCTGGCTGATCTTCCGTATCCTCGAATGGAGCGTGGAGAATACGTCGATTGGGCCCATTACCGCGCTGGTCGCGCTGGTTTGCGTGTTTGGCGCGTTTCACACGGTCGTGAATTCTCTGCTTTATTTCGAACTGGCGGGCGCAACCGCGACCCCGCTTCAGCATGTCGTCGCGATTGTTTATTGGCTGCACTTCCAGCTCGCGTGGGGAGTGCTCATCCTGACGCTTGTAATGGGTGCACAGGCGAAGGCGGAACGCGAGGGGCGGCTGATGGCTCAACGCGAGGCTCAAAGCGCACAGTTAGATGCGCTGACCTTTCAGGTTCACCCACATTTCCTGTTCAATACACTTGGTGCCGTCTCTTCGCTGGTCGGCGAAGAGCAATTCGAAAAAGGCGAGGCGATGGTGCGCAAGCTCGCCATTTTCCTTCGCCGCGGCCTGCGCCGCGAAGCGAACGAAGACGTTACGCTGGAACAGGAATTTGCCGATCTTGCCGTCTATATCGATATCGAGCGTATCCGTTTCGAAGGGCGTTTCGAGTTCCGGGCGCATCTGGACGCGGGCGTGCGCGATGCACTTGTTTCAGGCTTTCTTCTCCAGCCGCTGGTCGAAAACGCGATCAAGTACGCTGTCGCGCCGAGCAAACGGTTTGTCACGCTCGATCTGAGCGCGTGCAGGGCCGGGGAGAATGTCGAAATCAGCCTTGTCGATGACGGACCGGGTTCGTCCAACTCGCATGGCCTCGGGACAGGAGAAGCCAACGTGCAGGAACGCCTGCGCGCGCGTTTCGGCGACAATGTCTCTTTCGATGCGGGGCCGCGCAGCGCTGGCGGGTATGCGGTGAGGCTGAGCTTTCCCTATCAGCGCGCCGCGATGGAGGCGGACGGAGAGGAAATGCCAGCATGA
- a CDS encoding sensor histidine kinase, translated as MSFAKGAYRTIAMRAMMILHPPLAPREELWRFRSKVLLVTLIAISVEIALHAVRFLGVWQDVFYAMYAVRFVVLMATCLLAYVALEWVERVGQAAAIMVLGLGFFPLAIAHALAMRAVGGAMGWLQGELGPIIFAAESWAQFLLLWGAAVLASFYHIRLSREQSLRREASAAAHRARMRAVRYRLNPHFLFNTLNSIGLLALEKRKSEAEALINRLASFLRASLHKDAGGYHTLANEFAQVEDYLKIELVRFPDRLTTRLNLPATLENAAVPPFLIQPMIEQAIGEGVSRSSQPVAITLQARDHGDTLVIELRWVSETVADESTAHRSAPLPGELSAAIPADFDLEVRAIAGGMQVSVSGPLVRLVEETSPGAHLKDEGQPPLSSLVMRG; from the coding sequence TTGTCCTTTGCAAAAGGTGCGTATCGGACTATCGCCATGCGCGCGATGATGATCCTCCATCCTCCTCTTGCTCCACGCGAAGAGCTCTGGCGGTTCAGGAGCAAGGTGCTGCTCGTCACGCTGATTGCGATCAGTGTCGAAATTGCGCTTCACGCAGTGCGGTTCTTGGGGGTGTGGCAGGATGTTTTCTACGCCATGTACGCCGTGCGGTTTGTGGTCCTGATGGCGACTTGTCTGCTGGCCTATGTCGCACTTGAATGGGTCGAAAGGGTAGGCCAGGCAGCGGCGATCATGGTCCTTGGGCTGGGGTTTTTTCCTCTCGCCATCGCACACGCCCTAGCTATGCGGGCGGTCGGCGGGGCGATGGGATGGCTTCAGGGGGAGCTTGGTCCGATCATCTTCGCCGCCGAATCTTGGGCACAATTCCTTTTGTTATGGGGAGCGGCGGTCCTGGCGAGCTTCTATCATATCCGCCTATCGCGCGAACAGAGCCTGCGCCGAGAGGCAAGCGCGGCCGCGCACAGGGCAAGGATGCGCGCAGTCCGATATCGGCTGAACCCGCACTTCCTGTTCAACACGCTCAATTCGATCGGCCTTCTCGCGCTCGAAAAGCGCAAAAGTGAAGCCGAGGCGCTAATCAATCGCCTTGCAAGTTTTCTTCGGGCAAGCCTGCACAAGGATGCTGGCGGCTATCACACGCTCGCAAACGAGTTCGCGCAGGTTGAGGATTACCTCAAAATTGAGCTCGTGCGCTTTCCCGACCGCTTGACGACGCGTTTGAACCTCCCTGCAACGCTGGAGAATGCGGCTGTTCCGCCATTTCTAATCCAGCCGATGATAGAGCAGGCCATCGGCGAAGGAGTGTCGCGCAGCTCACAGCCGGTGGCGATCACCCTTCAGGCACGAGATCATGGCGACACGCTTGTCATCGAATTGCGCTGGGTGAGCGAGACCGTGGCCGATGAGAGCACCGCACATCGCTCCGCTCCCCTTCCCGGAGAGCTTTCCGCTGCAATTCCCGCCGATTTCGATCTGGAGGTTCGAGCGATCGCGGGGGGAATGCAGGTCAGCGTCAGCGGGCCTCTTGTGCGTCTTGTCGAAGAGACCTCGCCAGGCGCTCACCTGAAGGACGAAGGCCAGCCGCCTTTGTCTTCGCTGGTGATGCGTGGATAA
- a CDS encoding helix-turn-helix transcriptional regulator: MTHALSDGEGTLLSLIERAQPVTVYEISKIYASSPVTHFGTSKGKLYPMVRRLKELGLLLGEEIAGDRRRTEHLRCTKVGLAALRDWAKRVDPEHLLLEDPLRTRIQSLHLLDLSEQVAWLEQLAKDMRAKIAEVQSYVEETELPETAIMFDNVRATSEARLGWVERTLGAIRERKQSD, translated from the coding sequence ATGACACACGCATTGTCCGACGGCGAAGGCACCCTGTTGTCTCTGATCGAGCGTGCCCAGCCGGTCACCGTCTATGAGATTTCCAAGATCTACGCATCTTCACCGGTTACGCATTTCGGCACCAGCAAGGGAAAGCTGTACCCGATGGTGCGTCGTTTGAAGGAACTGGGGCTGTTGCTGGGTGAAGAGATCGCGGGTGACCGGCGCCGGACCGAACATCTGCGTTGCACGAAAGTCGGGCTTGCGGCGCTGCGCGACTGGGCCAAGCGGGTCGATCCGGAACACCTCTTGCTCGAAGACCCGCTGCGCACGCGGATCCAATCACTGCATTTGCTCGACCTGTCCGAACAGGTCGCCTGGCTCGAACAGCTGGCCAAGGACATGCGCGCAAAGATCGCGGAGGTTCAGTCCTATGTCGAGGAAACCGAATTGCCCGAGACGGCGATAATGTTCGACAATGTGCGCGCCACCAGCGAGGCCCGGCTCGGCTGGGTCGAGCGAACGCTAGGCGCGATCCGCGAACGCAAACAATCCGACTGA
- a CDS encoding TonB-dependent receptor domain-containing protein codes for MHISQTRRRLFGSCAALSIAVAASPASAQDLEAPSEDVTSDAAASENAAQNRIVVTGSRILSDSAASTQPLQVLDAANIAQSGVTNIQDLLLENPVFGAPTFARTNNAFGVTGTGVATVDLRNLGIARTLVLVNGRRVVGGLAGTNTVDLNVIPTQFIGRIDILTGGASSLYGSDAVAGVVNFVYRDDLEGLNLEGRYGITEQGDAEDYRLNATFGGSIDDGRGRFMLHAGYSDQGQLLSRERSNTLVDDIDLFVLSGDPADFGTPSEPFFSSFPPQGRFDVNGTPSNADDFTFNPSGVLQPCFSVNSTPTCTAFDGSPASGPNGFNRQFFRTLASPVQRYVFAGTADYEIAPGVTAFVEGTYVKTQSARIIEPFASSSSGTNGLFPATGRAPIETRVLVDSDGDGVLDSSEIRLNPLVPDEIVAAASDLDGDGLRDIGFVRRLLEVGERTNDTTRDFFRVVAGLQGEFADGQFRWDVSYNYGQTTENQRSAGALNVPNFQQAFAAVADVDDVDGDGDTTEVICASADARAQGCAPVNIFGLNAISPEALAYIDAPGSFQTEIEQRVFQANLSGELFEIWGGPVGFATGVEYREEASLADFDSLTNQGLNASNQIPDTQGEFDVIEGFVEVRVPILSDVPFFRTLELAGAVRLSDYSTVGSVTSWNGQVLWEPIDDIRFRGTYSRAVRAPNIGELFSAQSQTFPPGLTDPCVGIGPSGGGTLGDTCRSFAGVNENIALNGVFTLNQADIQGISGFNGGNPNLAEETADTLTLGLVINPRSIEPLRNLTLTVDYFDIEIENVIAAPTRPFTLDQCFNKGNRVFCDLITRRAAGDSTNSAGSLEFVNAIQSNGALRETEGVDVTVQYNTSLDGIGLENANLNLSGAYTHLIKLNFLPAVGQPANPLAGEVGSAKDRFTTTALFDFGAISWGLTGTYIGASTEDDQFCSAFGLDAGCFRQGAEFNLDTQVVFDIDELQIFAGVDNLLDNDAPNLLTGTTFNATSTDTASGVYDILGRRYYAGVRFRF; via the coding sequence GTGCATATTTCACAGACACGCCGTCGACTGTTCGGATCCTGCGCAGCGCTTTCCATTGCGGTTGCTGCATCGCCTGCAAGCGCGCAGGATCTCGAGGCTCCAAGCGAAGACGTCACATCGGATGCCGCAGCGTCAGAAAACGCAGCGCAAAACCGCATTGTCGTTACCGGCTCCCGCATCCTGTCGGACAGCGCCGCTTCGACGCAGCCGCTTCAAGTGCTCGACGCCGCGAATATCGCCCAGTCGGGCGTTACGAACATTCAGGACCTGCTGCTCGAAAACCCTGTCTTTGGCGCGCCAACCTTCGCGCGCACCAACAATGCGTTCGGTGTCACCGGCACGGGCGTTGCCACTGTCGATCTGCGCAATCTGGGGATCGCCCGCACACTGGTGCTGGTGAACGGTCGCCGGGTCGTGGGCGGGCTTGCGGGCACCAACACGGTCGATCTCAACGTGATCCCGACCCAGTTCATCGGTCGTATCGACATCCTGACCGGCGGCGCGTCGTCGCTTTATGGGTCCGACGCGGTCGCAGGTGTGGTCAACTTCGTCTATCGCGATGATCTGGAGGGGCTCAACCTTGAAGGCCGCTATGGCATTACCGAACAGGGCGATGCCGAGGATTACCGCCTCAACGCAACTTTCGGTGGTTCGATCGACGACGGACGCGGGCGCTTCATGCTGCACGCCGGCTATTCGGATCAGGGCCAACTGCTTTCGCGCGAGCGCAGCAACACGCTGGTCGACGACATCGACTTGTTCGTCCTGAGCGGCGACCCTGCCGATTTCGGCACGCCGAGCGAGCCGTTCTTCTCCAGCTTCCCGCCGCAGGGACGCTTCGATGTAAACGGCACGCCCAGCAATGCCGATGATTTTACCTTCAACCCTTCCGGCGTCCTGCAACCGTGCTTTTCGGTCAACAGCACGCCGACCTGCACGGCATTCGACGGCTCCCCGGCCAGCGGGCCAAACGGCTTCAACCGCCAGTTCTTCCGCACGCTCGCATCGCCGGTCCAGCGCTATGTCTTTGCAGGCACGGCCGATTACGAGATCGCGCCGGGCGTCACGGCCTTCGTCGAAGGGACCTATGTCAAAACGCAGAGCGCGCGGATCATCGAACCGTTCGCGTCGTCATCGAGCGGGACAAACGGACTGTTCCCGGCAACCGGCCGAGCGCCGATCGAAACGCGTGTTCTGGTAGACAGTGACGGCGACGGCGTGCTCGACAGCTCCGAAATCCGGTTGAACCCTCTTGTCCCAGACGAAATCGTGGCGGCAGCCTCCGATCTTGACGGCGACGGTCTGCGCGATATCGGCTTCGTGCGCCGCTTGCTCGAAGTGGGCGAGCGCACCAACGACACGACCCGCGACTTTTTCCGCGTCGTCGCCGGGCTGCAAGGCGAGTTTGCCGACGGGCAGTTCCGTTGGGATGTAAGCTACAATTACGGCCAGACCACTGAGAACCAGCGTTCGGCTGGCGCGCTCAATGTGCCCAACTTCCAGCAGGCCTTCGCGGCGGTGGCCGACGTTGACGATGTCGATGGCGACGGCGACACTACCGAAGTGATCTGTGCAAGTGCCGATGCGCGAGCGCAGGGGTGTGCACCTGTAAACATCTTCGGGCTGAACGCGATCTCGCCCGAGGCGCTGGCCTATATCGATGCGCCAGGCTCGTTCCAGACCGAGATCGAGCAGCGGGTGTTCCAGGCCAACCTTTCGGGCGAATTGTTCGAGATTTGGGGCGGCCCGGTCGGCTTTGCGACCGGCGTCGAATACCGTGAGGAAGCCTCGCTCGCCGACTTCGATTCACTGACCAACCAAGGGCTCAACGCCAGCAACCAGATCCCTGACACGCAGGGGGAATTCGACGTGATCGAGGGGTTCGTCGAAGTGCGCGTGCCGATCTTGAGCGACGTGCCGTTCTTCCGCACGCTTGAGCTCGCTGGTGCGGTCAGGCTTTCCGATTATTCAACAGTCGGTTCAGTGACCAGCTGGAACGGCCAAGTTCTCTGGGAGCCGATCGACGACATTCGCTTCCGCGGAACATATTCGCGAGCGGTACGCGCGCCGAATATTGGCGAATTGTTCTCGGCACAGTCGCAGACCTTCCCGCCAGGCCTTACCGACCCCTGCGTCGGTATCGGCCCAAGCGGCGGCGGTACACTTGGCGATACGTGCCGATCCTTTGCGGGTGTAAACGAGAATATCGCGCTCAATGGGGTATTCACGCTCAATCAGGCCGACATTCAGGGCATCAGCGGCTTCAATGGTGGCAACCCGAACCTCGCGGAGGAAACTGCGGATACTCTGACACTGGGTCTGGTCATCAACCCGCGCTCGATCGAGCCACTGCGCAATCTGACACTGACGGTCGATTATTTCGACATCGAAATCGAAAACGTGATTGCGGCGCCGACACGGCCTTTCACGCTCGACCAGTGCTTTAACAAGGGCAATCGGGTCTTTTGTGATCTCATCACCCGCCGCGCAGCCGGCGACAGCACCAACAGTGCCGGCTCGCTAGAATTCGTCAACGCGATTCAGTCCAATGGCGCGCTTCGCGAGACCGAGGGTGTCGATGTGACAGTCCAGTACAACACCTCGCTCGACGGGATTGGGCTCGAAAACGCCAATCTCAATTTGTCCGGCGCTTATACGCACCTGATCAAGCTGAATTTCCTGCCCGCGGTTGGACAGCCCGCGAACCCGCTAGCAGGCGAAGTCGGCTCGGCGAAGGATCGTTTCACCACAACCGCCTTGTTCGACTTCGGCGCAATCAGCTGGGGCCTTACGGGTACGTATATCGGCGCATCGACCGAGGACGACCAGTTCTGCTCGGCATTCGGACTTGATGCGGGCTGCTTCCGGCAGGGGGCGGAGTTCAATCTGGATACGCAGGTCGTGTTCGACATCGACGAGCTTCAGATTTTTGCAGGCGTCGACAACTTGCTCGACAACGATGCGCCAAACCTGCTGACCGGCACGACCTTCAACGCCACCAGCACCGATACGGCATCGGGGGTCTACGATATCCTCGGGCGCAGGTATTACGCAGGCGTTCGGTTCCGTTTCTAG
- a CDS encoding DUF1800 family protein — protein sequence MVAESLTLVEAKIALDPLGDEDQEDHSTNGNLNQPLAIGALVASPILSSCGGEDSAPAIVSTPPSNPSPSPTPSPSTSRGIQVEDSEAARFILRATFAASREAIDAVKREGRETWLQRNMRPQNDQSAQSFFEQLGVDEVDAERTFATDRFLDSMLWSQFLFGGNSLRKRFAFALSEFFVVSSNPRLRMWWPSQAVGHFWDILNQNAFGNFRSLLREVSLSPAMGTYLDTIGSQKEDASSGRVPDENFAREVMQLFTIGLTELNDDGTERTNNGRAIETYTNDDVIGLARVFTGYDLDVSGLASFSDPANPNRQIPSVEAVRRPMTANPQHWPRPASESQHSLRQKQFLGRTIPAGTSAEQSLEMALDILFLHPNVGPFFGKQMIQRLVTSNPSPDYVRRIARAFNDNGEGVRGDLGHVFKAILLDPEANSRATLTDLRFGKLREPVVRFVQFGRTFNLYKNSEPGITRSLDDNADALSQSPFQALSVFNFFRPRYSPPASATAANQFVAPEFQLVDETSIAGYVNFLSRLVSGKLHYLNDLAPDYSGVMEFASETARLINELDLILTAGQLNEATRATIAEAIDTIPNADQGDDELLRRVQSAITLIMASNDYLIQK from the coding sequence ATGGTCGCGGAGTCCCTGACACTAGTAGAAGCAAAAATCGCTCTCGATCCGTTGGGAGACGAAGATCAAGAGGACCATTCGACAAATGGCAACCTGAACCAGCCTCTCGCAATTGGCGCACTGGTTGCATCACCAATTTTGAGCAGCTGCGGTGGAGAGGACTCTGCTCCTGCAATTGTTTCGACGCCGCCGTCTAATCCCTCCCCCTCACCAACACCAAGCCCCTCCACTTCGAGGGGCATTCAAGTCGAAGATTCGGAAGCTGCTAGGTTCATACTCAGAGCAACCTTCGCTGCTTCACGAGAAGCGATTGATGCAGTGAAACGAGAGGGACGAGAAACCTGGTTGCAGCGAAACATGCGGCCACAAAACGACCAATCAGCTCAATCCTTCTTCGAGCAACTTGGTGTTGACGAGGTTGATGCTGAGCGGACGTTTGCGACTGACAGATTCCTCGACAGCATGCTCTGGTCTCAGTTCCTTTTCGGTGGGAACTCACTGCGCAAGCGCTTTGCTTTTGCTCTTTCCGAGTTCTTCGTTGTTTCTTCCAATCCGCGTTTGCGAATGTGGTGGCCTTCTCAAGCAGTGGGACACTTTTGGGACATTCTCAATCAGAACGCTTTTGGCAACTTCCGAAGCCTGCTTCGCGAAGTCTCTCTGTCGCCCGCAATGGGGACTTACCTAGACACAATCGGCAGCCAGAAAGAGGACGCTTCAAGTGGGCGAGTGCCTGATGAGAATTTTGCTCGCGAAGTAATGCAGCTTTTTACGATTGGCCTCACCGAACTGAATGATGATGGCACCGAGCGAACTAATAATGGCCGCGCGATTGAGACCTACACCAATGATGACGTCATCGGCTTAGCGAGGGTCTTCACCGGATATGACCTAGACGTATCCGGCCTCGCGAGCTTCTCCGACCCAGCCAATCCGAACCGTCAAATTCCCTCGGTAGAGGCTGTGAGAAGGCCAATGACGGCTAATCCTCAGCACTGGCCTAGACCTGCTTCTGAGAGCCAACACTCATTAAGACAAAAGCAATTCCTGGGCCGGACGATTCCAGCCGGAACTAGCGCTGAACAAAGCCTGGAGATGGCTCTCGACATCTTGTTTTTGCACCCGAACGTTGGCCCATTTTTCGGCAAGCAAATGATTCAACGTTTGGTAACTAGCAATCCAAGCCCGGACTATGTCCGAAGGATAGCGAGAGCGTTTAACGACAATGGCGAGGGAGTGCGCGGCGATCTAGGTCACGTCTTCAAGGCAATTCTGTTAGATCCCGAAGCGAACTCGCGAGCAACTCTAACGGACCTTCGCTTCGGGAAGCTTCGTGAGCCGGTTGTGCGCTTTGTGCAATTCGGTCGAACGTTCAATCTTTACAAAAACAGTGAACCAGGCATCACTAGGTCGCTCGACGACAATGCTGATGCGCTGTCTCAGTCTCCATTCCAAGCCCTCTCTGTCTTCAACTTCTTCCGACCAAGATACTCGCCGCCTGCGTCCGCCACCGCCGCAAACCAATTTGTCGCGCCGGAATTTCAGCTAGTCGATGAAACAAGCATCGCTGGGTATGTGAATTTCCTGTCCCGGCTGGTCTCCGGCAAGCTTCACTACCTCAACGACCTTGCACCGGACTATTCGGGCGTGATGGAATTTGCCTCCGAAACGGCGCGCCTAATCAACGAATTAGACCTGATACTTACGGCAGGTCAGCTTAATGAGGCAACACGCGCGACTATCGCAGAAGCGATCGACACCATTCCGAATGCCGATCAGGGGGACGACGAGCTGCTCCGACGTGTCCAGTCCGCGATTACGCTCATTATGGCGTCGAATGACTACCTCATTCAAAAGTAG
- a CDS encoding DUF1501 domain-containing protein, translating into MWVIKSQELSRRAFLERSASLAIAGTASSFALGLTGISEAAALATNGDYKALVCIFLYGGNDHANTLIPFDANNYGKYASIRQGVALAREQLSGTLLRQPDEQILTNDVNFALSPSMPRMHRLFGENKLGVLLNVGPLEAPITRAQFESGNTRSFPRPAKLFSHNDQQSTWQSSGVEGTPTGWGGRLGDLAQSANSNAMFTAINVTGNAVFLTGRSTIPFKISKRGPVEFVPVKSGTLFRSTAVSDALQSVMRTHHQHILEQDYAATVSRALANTPFVSEVLSGSSSVPGAIAGNSLSEQLETVAKLIEARDALGVTRQVFMVSLGGFDHHSNLIGPHEELLSQLDSAVDQFYRTTERLGVSDQVTTFTASDFGRTLTPNGNGSDHGWGGHHFIIGGAVKGGQFYGTAPSVSTRTDDQVGRGRLLPSTSVDEYSATLARWFGVADSELSSIAPNIGRFGQPNLGFMKEPPQA; encoded by the coding sequence ATGTGGGTTATTAAATCTCAGGAACTGTCGCGTCGCGCTTTTCTCGAACGCAGTGCATCTTTGGCGATAGCAGGAACAGCCAGCTCTTTTGCTCTTGGCCTTACAGGAATATCCGAAGCCGCGGCCCTCGCGACGAACGGCGACTATAAAGCTCTCGTGTGCATATTTCTCTATGGGGGGAATGACCACGCCAACACACTCATTCCTTTCGATGCGAACAACTACGGGAAATACGCTTCGATCAGGCAAGGGGTGGCTCTGGCGCGCGAGCAGCTTAGCGGCACCTTGCTTCGCCAGCCGGATGAGCAAATTCTCACAAACGACGTCAACTTCGCGCTATCCCCATCGATGCCACGAATGCACAGGCTATTCGGTGAGAACAAGCTGGGCGTTCTGCTAAACGTTGGGCCGTTGGAGGCGCCAATCACAAGGGCTCAGTTCGAGAGCGGCAACACGCGCTCATTTCCCCGCCCTGCCAAGCTCTTCTCGCATAACGACCAGCAATCAACCTGGCAGTCATCCGGGGTCGAAGGAACGCCTACTGGATGGGGTGGGCGCTTGGGCGACCTAGCTCAAAGCGCAAATTCCAATGCGATGTTTACTGCGATCAATGTGACAGGGAATGCCGTATTCTTGACGGGACGCTCGACCATACCCTTCAAAATATCAAAGAGAGGCCCTGTAGAGTTCGTTCCCGTGAAGTCTGGTACGCTCTTCCGCTCAACTGCAGTTAGCGATGCTCTTCAATCCGTAATGAGGACGCACCACCAGCACATTCTTGAGCAAGACTACGCGGCAACAGTCTCGCGCGCTCTCGCAAATACGCCGTTCGTGAGCGAAGTTTTGTCCGGGTCTTCATCCGTTCCGGGAGCGATTGCGGGCAACTCCCTTTCTGAGCAATTGGAGACAGTTGCGAAACTGATTGAGGCGCGGGATGCATTGGGCGTGACTAGGCAAGTGTTTATGGTTTCCTTGGGCGGCTTCGACCACCACAGCAACCTGATTGGTCCGCACGAAGAGCTGCTCTCTCAACTCGATTCCGCTGTAGATCAATTCTATCGGACCACGGAGAGACTAGGTGTTTCCGATCAAGTCACGACTTTCACCGCTTCAGATTTCGGAAGAACTCTGACGCCAAACGGAAACGGTTCAGACCATGGCTGGGGCGGACACCATTTCATCATCGGAGGAGCGGTCAAAGGCGGCCAATTCTATGGCACGGCTCCCTCCGTTTCCACTCGGACAGACGACCAAGTCGGACGCGGACGGTTGCTCCCTTCGACTTCGGTGGATGAGTATTCTGCGACGCTCGCGCGCTGGTTCGGAGTAGCAGACTCCGAGCTATCGAGCATCGCTCCAAACATCGGTCGGTTCGGCCAGCCGAACTTAGGATTTATGAAAGAGCCACCGCAGGCATAA
- a CDS encoding helix-turn-helix domain-containing protein, translating to MGFSNQWAERPSKLLTVADFCSLYRIGKTSLYREAAAGRLKLRKFGSATRIAIEDAEAWAASLPIVKGGEDEAA from the coding sequence ATGGGTTTTTCAAACCAATGGGCCGAGCGACCTAGTAAACTCCTCACCGTCGCAGACTTCTGTAGCCTTTATCGCATCGGCAAGACTTCGCTTTACCGTGAGGCTGCGGCTGGTCGTCTTAAGCTGCGCAAGTTCGGTAGTGCCACTCGCATCGCAATCGAAGATGCCGAAGCTTGGGCTGCGAGCCTGCCAATCGTCAAGGGAGGTGAAGATGAAGCCGCCTAA